The Bos indicus x Bos taurus breed Angus x Brahman F1 hybrid chromosome 3, Bos_hybrid_MaternalHap_v2.0, whole genome shotgun sequence genome includes a window with the following:
- the LOC113889840 gene encoding acyl-coenzyme A thioesterase 11-like, producing the protein MLVAKDNWVLSSESNQVRLYTLEEDKFLSFHMEMLVHVDTAQAFLLLSDLRRRPEWDKHCRWVPERGGIGEWGSGRGPRGVSPR; encoded by the exons ATGCTCGTGGCCAAGGACAACTGGGTGCTGTCCTCGGAGAGCAACCAG GTCCGCCTGTACACTCTAGAGGAGGACAAGTTCCTCTCCTTCCACATGGAGATGCTGGTGCACGTGGACACAGCCCAGGCCTTCCTGCTGCTCTCTGACCTCCGCCGGAGGCCCGAGTGGGATAAGCACTGCCGGTGGGTGCCGGAGCGCGGGGGTATAGGGGAGTGGGGGTCGGGGAGGGGGCCCCGAGGGGTCTCCCCCCGCTGA